The DNA window CGCCAACACCAAGCGGTCCGCCGAAAGAAAGGTGGCCTCGCTCTCCAAAAAACACGCGTTCCGGCTGCAGGCATTGCAGCGCCGGCGGGCGTATCTGTATAAGGTGCGGCACCCGAGCGGGGAAGTGGCGTCCGGCGAGCAGAAGGCGTTTTCGTCCGAAGAGATCGTCAAGGCCCTCACCAAAATGGGGCTGGAAGTCATCCGCGTCGAGAAGAAGCTGTTTGATTTTCAGACAAAACCGCCGCGGCAGGACGTCATCATGTTCGTCCGCCTCTCCGCCAATTTGCTCCGCGAGCACCTCCCGTTCGACGAGATCCTGAACCTGCTCGTGGGCGACGTCTCGTCCAGAAGCCTCAAGCAGGTCATCCGCGATCTCAATACGGATCTCAAAGGCGGCATGGAAGCCCAGCAGGCGTTCATGAAACACCAGCACTCGCTGGGGAAATTTACCGCCTACATGCTCGGCATCGCGTCGCGAAGCGGTAACATGGCCGAGATTTACGATTCCACGGCCCGTTTCCTTGAGCGGCAGGACGAATTCAAGAAGAGCGTTCGCAGCGCGATGGTCACCCCGGCCATCACGATGATCGTGCTCATCGCCGTATTTATCTGGTACGTCTGGTACATCTTCCCCGCCACGGCCGGCCTGTTTTCGCAGTACAACATTGTTCTTCCCCCCATGACGGCCGCCACGCTGGCGTTTGCGGACTGGTTCGATGCCAACTACGGATGGGTGTTTTTGATCACCTTCCTGATGATCGGCGGGTTCGTGACGTTCGCGAACACAAAAAAGGGCCGCTTTTTGCTTCACCAGTATATGATCCGCATTCCGGTCATCGGGCCGCTGCTGCACAAACTGAACATCGAGATTTTCTGCCGCACGTTCGCCATCCTGTATTCGGGGAGCGGGGAGAATATCACGGTGATCAAGGTGGCGGCGGAGTCCTGCGGGAACGCTTTCCTGGAGCATCGTATCAAGACGATCACGGTGCCCATGATGGTGGCCCAGGGCGCCGAACTGGTGCGCGCGATGGAGGCCAGCGGCGTGTTCACCCAGATGGCCATCGCCCGCTTCCGCAGCGGCGCCGAGACCGGCAACGTCCGGAAAAGCGCCCAGCAGATGGCGGACTATTACGAGAAGGAGACGACACTCAAGCTGAAAGGAGCCGTT is part of the Rhodothermales bacterium genome and encodes:
- a CDS encoding type II secretion system F family protein, with the protein product MAVQEFKFSGVGTSGQPIQGTVFANTKRSAERKVASLSKKHAFRLQALQRRRAYLYKVRHPSGEVASGEQKAFSSEEIVKALTKMGLEVIRVEKKLFDFQTKPPRQDVIMFVRLSANLLREHLPFDEILNLLVGDVSSRSLKQVIRDLNTDLKGGMEAQQAFMKHQHSLGKFTAYMLGIASRSGNMAEIYDSTARFLERQDEFKKSVRSAMVTPAITMIVLIAVFIWYVWYIFPATAGLFSQYNIVLPPMTAATLAFADWFDANYGWVFLITFLMIGGFVTFANTKKGRFLLHQYMIRIPVIGPLLHKLNIEIFCRTFAILYSGSGENITVIKVAAESCGNAFLEHRIKTITVPMMVAQGAELVRAMEASGVFTQMAIARFRSGAETGNVRKSAQQMADYYEKETTLKLKGAVETIQTAVAIIITIAICFLTVISSEIALIQPSSTDIMGR